In one Brienomyrus brachyistius isolate T26 chromosome 12, BBRACH_0.4, whole genome shotgun sequence genomic region, the following are encoded:
- the LOC125705263 gene encoding E3 SUMO-protein ligase ZBED1-like — protein MKTEERHFAEACAEQFQTVARNWSIEEKVTTVGTDSARYMITAARIMPFNHMPCTAHILQRCITVSLTDSGFVSALAKCRKIVTYFKHSPANTAELNAEQVSLGRKQEPLAQDVPTRWNSTLEMVKRLIRNQTAVTATLDKQKHKLVLLTPPEWDKLQRLETLLEPCRYVTELLGGEAYVSCSVVLPAFCHLRRVMEVTDEDPAYVVRFKEKFKEDLASRQAHTNYAWLQIATALDPRFKDLCRVPKTDREAVWTTLAGMLHEDSPRGSHTAEEGPAKKRLSLLQMDSDSESEEEVQQDRAIQRYRAEPCTALEDCPLQWWAAHAGAHSQLARLARRYLATPASTVPCERLFSVAGHIVNKKRSALHSENVDKLVCLSN, from the exons ATGAAAACGGAAGAGCGTCACTTTGCGGAGGCTTGTGCAGAGCAGTTCCAGACTGTTGCTCGCAATTGGAGCATTGAGGAGAAGGTGACAACAGTAGGCACGGACAGTGCACGCTATATGATCACCGCGGCTCGCATCATGCCATTCAATCACATGCCGTGTACCGCGCACATTCTACAGAGATGCATCACAGTGAGCCTCACAGACAGTGGCTTTGTCAGTGCACTGGCCAAATGCCGCAAAATTGTTACctatttcaagcacagtccagCAAACACAGCAGAGCTGAACGcagagcaggtgtcactggggcGCAAGCAGGAGCCGCTGGCCCAGGACGTGCCTACGCGCTGGAACTCCACGCTGGAGATGGTGAAGCGCTTGATCCGCAACCAAACTGCAGTAACCGCGACTCTGGATAAACAGAAGCATAAACTTGTCCTCCTGACGCCTCCAGAGTGGGACAAACTCCAGAGACTGGAGACACTTCTAGAGCCCTGCAG ATATGTGACTGAACTGCTGGGAGGAGAGGCCTACGTCTCCTGCTCTGTAGTTCTACCTGCCTTCTGCCACCTGCGGCGTGTCATGGAAGTAACTGATGAGGACCCTGCATATGTGGTGAGGTTTAAAGAGAAGTTTAAGGAAGACCTCGCTTCCCGCCAGGCACATACCAACTATGCATGGCTCCAGATTGCAACTGCACTGGACCCACGTTTTAAAGACCTGTGCCGTGTGCCCAAGACTGACAGAGAAGCAGTGTGGACCACACTGGCAGGCATGCTACATGAAGACTCTCCTAGAGGATCACACACTGCAGAAGAAGGTCCAGCCAAGAAGAGGCTGAGCCTGCTGCAGATGGACTCTGACTCTGAGTCAGAGGAGGAGGTACAGCAGGACAGAGCCATACAGCGCTACAGAGCAGAGCCCTGCACTGCCTTAGAGGACTGTCCCTTACAGTGGTGGGCAGCTCATGCAGGAGCCCACAGCCAGCTGGCCCGCCTTGCTCGCAGATACCTGGCCACTCCTGCCTCCACAGTGCCCTGTGAGAGGCTGTTCTCTGTAGCAGGGCACATTGTGAACAAGAAGAGGTCTGCTCTGCACTCAGAGAACGTGGACAAGTTGGTTTGTCTCAGCAACTGA